One stretch of Saprospiraceae bacterium DNA includes these proteins:
- a CDS encoding TonB-dependent receptor, with protein MKKLLPFLFLSLFACTVFAQTTLRGTVRNASNGEGIAGATISIKGKSGGATTDVGGQFTLNTDATPPLTLVVWSVGLARQEFAISNANTPLEINLSESLSALNEIVVSASRTEERLLRSPVSIEKMDNVAVRNIATLSYFDATANLKGMDMVTSSLTYKEINTRGFNDTGNARFLQLIDGMDNQSAGLGFSPGNLFGPSDLDVESVELIPGSASALWGPVAFNGLLHTHTKNPWDFEGLTVQTKLGINHINDGDYNAEPLYEVSARYAKAINKRVAFKINASYFAGRDWYATDYTDVNPNTPAAQKGPNNPARNALNIYGDEIVSTLNNIGEVSRTGYTEYDLTEYDVYSLRLGGALHYRISDGLEAIAAFNYNQGTANYTGSSRFCLNNFAFTQPRLELRGRNFFVRAYSSNENSNDSYSTRNLGQKIARTWVRDLNGNVVPEAQADATWFMRYETAFNGGINGVAGGDHSAARAFADQGRFLPGSAEFEREKARLIATPGLPGAGVLSKSKLYHADVQYDFTSIVQFVELQAGGNVRRYDMNTEGTLFDDKDQKVTNDELGAFVQASKSLMNDKLRFVGSVRYDKNESFEGRFTPRISAVVSPSERHNVRLSYQSGFRNPTVGDQYISLNVGPIVILGGAPDNSKGWNAYENSVTAASVGAFFQGFQQSLQSGASFPDAVFANKDKFQKSDVAFIKPERNQTYEIGYKGLLTDNLVADANFYYSTFTDFIINQVVIRPNNATVLLPDGTINPAVANDFLNNDVLAFQLYTNAADKVSTQGATLGLTYLFPKGYRLSGNTTWSDFNILDANPNNIPAFNTPRWKTNIGFSNPRVTDRFGFNVAWRWQESFEWYGTLNELRPGTVEAYNLIDAQVSYRLPGVKTTVKLGATNLTNKYVVQAYGSPAVGGIYYLALTYGL; from the coding sequence ATGAAAAAACTACTACCCTTTCTGTTTCTAAGCCTTTTTGCATGTACTGTTTTTGCCCAAACCACCCTGCGAGGCACGGTTCGAAATGCTTCCAATGGGGAGGGTATCGCAGGGGCTACAATCTCCATAAAAGGCAAATCGGGCGGCGCCACAACCGATGTCGGCGGTCAATTCACCCTCAACACCGATGCTACGCCACCACTCACGCTGGTGGTCTGGTCGGTCGGTCTGGCCCGACAGGAATTTGCTATCTCGAATGCGAACACACCGTTGGAAATCAATCTTTCGGAAAGTCTTTCGGCGCTCAACGAAATTGTCGTTTCGGCCTCACGCACCGAAGAACGCTTATTGCGCAGCCCCGTAAGCATCGAAAAAATGGACAATGTTGCTGTCCGAAACATCGCCACGCTCAGTTACTTTGATGCCACCGCCAACCTCAAAGGCATGGACATGGTGACCAGCAGCCTGACGTACAAGGAAATCAACACCCGCGGATTCAACGACACGGGCAATGCCCGGTTCCTCCAGTTGATTGACGGTATGGACAACCAATCGGCAGGGCTGGGCTTCTCACCCGGCAACCTCTTTGGCCCCTCCGACCTCGACGTGGAAAGTGTGGAACTTATCCCCGGCTCGGCATCCGCGCTTTGGGGGCCAGTGGCATTCAATGGCCTGTTGCACACCCACACCAAAAACCCCTGGGATTTTGAAGGACTTACCGTCCAGACCAAATTGGGTATCAACCACATCAACGACGGCGATTACAATGCCGAACCGCTGTACGAGGTATCGGCGCGGTATGCCAAAGCAATAAACAAACGCGTCGCATTCAAAATAAACGCTTCCTATTTTGCCGGAAGAGATTGGTATGCAACGGATTACACCGATGTAAACCCCAACACGCCTGCCGCTCAAAAAGGGCCAAACAACCCCGCCCGCAACGCCTTGAATATCTACGGCGATGAGATAGTAAGCACCCTGAACAACATAGGGGAAGTATCGCGTACCGGTTACACCGAATATGACCTGACCGAGTACGATGTATATTCTTTGCGACTCGGCGGCGCCTTGCACTACCGAATCAGCGATGGCTTGGAGGCGATTGCCGCTTTCAATTACAACCAAGGTACGGCCAACTACACCGGGAGCAGCCGTTTTTGCCTCAACAATTTTGCGTTCACGCAGCCGCGGCTCGAATTGCGCGGGCGCAACTTTTTTGTACGCGCCTATTCCTCCAACGAAAATTCCAACGATTCGTACAGTACCCGCAATCTCGGCCAAAAAATAGCCCGCACTTGGGTGCGTGACCTCAACGGAAATGTAGTGCCGGAAGCCCAAGCCGACGCAACTTGGTTCATGCGATACGAAACCGCATTCAACGGCGGCATCAACGGGGTAGCGGGAGGCGACCATTCGGCAGCGCGGGCGTTTGCCGACCAAGGGCGATTCCTGCCCGGCTCGGCCGAGTTTGAGCGGGAAAAAGCCAGACTTATCGCTACACCCGGATTGCCGGGCGCCGGGGTTTTGAGCAAAAGCAAACTTTACCACGCCGATGTGCAGTACGATTTTACCTCCATCGTGCAATTCGTGGAATTGCAGGCGGGCGGAAACGTACGCCGCTACGACATGAATACCGAGGGCACCCTGTTTGACGACAAAGACCAAAAGGTGACCAACGACGAGCTTGGCGCGTTTGTGCAAGCTTCCAAATCGTTGATGAACGACAAACTGCGCTTTGTAGGCTCGGTGCGCTACGACAAAAACGAAAGTTTCGAGGGGCGCTTTACGCCGCGTATTTCGGCGGTTGTGTCCCCTTCGGAGCGGCACAACGTGCGCCTTTCCTACCAAAGCGGTTTTCGCAACCCAACCGTAGGCGACCAGTATATCAGCCTCAACGTAGGGCCGATTGTCATTCTCGGCGGCGCTCCCGACAATTCAAAAGGCTGGAATGCTTATGAAAACTCGGTGACGGCGGCTTCCGTGGGCGCTTTCTTTCAAGGTTTCCAACAGTCCTTGCAATCGGGCGCCTCTTTTCCCGATGCCGTCTTTGCCAACAAAGACAAGTTTCAAAAATCGGATGTGGCGTTTATCAAACCAGAACGCAACCAGACGTACGAGATCGGTTACAAAGGATTGCTGACCGACAACCTCGTGGCCGATGCCAACTTCTACTACAGCACGTTCACGGATTTCATCATCAACCAAGTCGTTATTCGTCCAAACAACGCCACGGTACTGTTGCCTGACGGCACTATAAATCCAGCTGTTGCCAATGATTTTCTGAACAATGATGTCCTGGCATTCCAACTCTATACCAATGCAGCCGACAAAGTTTCCACACAAGGGGCTACGCTTGGACTAACGTACTTATTCCCAAAAGGTTATCGCCTGAGCGGCAACACGACCTGGAGCGATTTCAACATCCTCGACGCCAACCCGAACAACATTCCGGCCTTCAATACCCCGCGCTGGAAAACCAACATCGGGTTCTCGAACCCCCGTGTGACCGACCGCTTTGGGTTCAACGTGGCGTGGCGCTGGCAGGAATCCTTCGAGTGGTACGGCACGCTCAACGAACTTCGCCCCGGTACGGTAGAAGCCTACAATTTGATTGACGCACAAGTGAGCTACCGGCTTCCGGGTGTAAAAACTACCGTAAAACTCGGTGCCACCAACCTGACCAACAAGTACGTCGTGCAAGCCTACGGCAGTCCGGCCGTGGGGGGCATATACTACCTTGCGCTGACGTATGGATTATAA
- a CDS encoding MFS transporter, which produces MDYNLPRRPFLLLVLCILTYICSGTISMLMSVYLPDVVRDMLGRADEATMSRVGPYLNAAYLAGMTVGGLAIGMLSDRFGRVKMLAISAAACGVFTVAAAGAHDWVWVVVLRAMAGVGVSGVLLSCAVLVSERWPADSRAVAQGVLGVAFPVGIVLSGGLNVLLSDWREAFLIGFAPVAVALLVLFLLKETAIQVREKADESPLKSLFRPPNRQKLIVGSIVYGFDLVGLWAIFSWMPTWVDSLIGGGEEAGQMRGTTMMILGMGGMLGTGISGFLVNKMGVRRTLLSNFAGTLMVCALLFVSNQSFSPLVLVETAVLALFFGISQGALTVYVTELFPTEVRATGTGFCFNIGRVFTTSAVFFVGALVTVLGGYANAMLVFSGAFVVAWTALYFDKHTRPD; this is translated from the coding sequence ATGGATTATAATTTGCCGCGCCGCCCCTTTTTGCTGCTCGTGCTGTGCATCTTGACCTACATCTGCAGCGGCACCATATCCATGCTGATGTCGGTCTATTTGCCCGATGTGGTTCGGGATATGCTTGGCCGTGCCGACGAAGCCACCATGAGCCGCGTGGGGCCGTACCTGAACGCGGCCTATCTTGCGGGCATGACCGTGGGCGGCTTGGCGATTGGTATGCTGAGCGATCGTTTCGGTCGGGTGAAGATGCTCGCGATTTCAGCAGCCGCCTGTGGCGTGTTCACCGTAGCTGCCGCGGGCGCACACGATTGGGTCTGGGTGGTCGTGCTGCGGGCAATGGCTGGCGTAGGGGTTTCGGGTGTGTTGCTCAGCTGCGCCGTGCTGGTGTCGGAACGCTGGCCGGCGGACAGCAGGGCCGTGGCACAGGGCGTTTTGGGAGTGGCTTTTCCGGTTGGCATTGTGTTGTCCGGTGGGCTGAATGTACTGCTGAGCGATTGGCGGGAAGCGTTTTTGATCGGTTTTGCACCTGTTGCAGTGGCCCTTTTGGTGTTGTTTTTATTGAAAGAAACCGCGATACAGGTCCGAGAAAAGGCGGATGAATCGCCGCTAAAATCTCTATTCAGGCCTCCGAACCGTCAAAAACTGATCGTCGGGTCCATCGTTTACGGATTCGATCTCGTGGGGCTGTGGGCTATTTTTTCTTGGATGCCGACTTGGGTGGACAGCCTCATCGGCGGCGGCGAGGAAGCGGGGCAAATGCGCGGAACAACCATGATGATATTGGGAATGGGGGGTATGCTCGGCACCGGGATATCCGGTTTTTTGGTCAATAAAATGGGGGTGCGGCGTACCTTGCTGAGCAATTTCGCGGGTACGCTCATGGTATGCGCCCTCCTGTTTGTGTCGAACCAAAGTTTTTCACCCCTTGTCTTGGTCGAAACCGCTGTGCTGGCGCTGTTTTTCGGCATTAGCCAAGGGGCGCTGACGGTGTACGTCACGGAGTTGTTCCCGACCGAAGTGCGGGCTACCGGCACGGGTTTTTGTTTCAACATCGGGCGGGTATTCACCACCTCGGCAGTATTTTTTGTAGGAGCCTTGGTAACGGTACTGGGCGGGTATGCCAATGCGATGCTGGTGTTTTCCGGGGCATTTGTGGTTGCTTGGACTGCGTTGTATTTCGATAAACATACAAGGCCCGATTAG
- a CDS encoding carboxymuconolactone decarboxylase family protein, translating into MPHIALPEQALGIRSLAEYRPDTGQHLYELAQTLLRGESPLSEAERELIAAFVSHRNQCTFCFSSHAAAARYLFQADAQVVDFVLDDYETAPISAKIKSLLRIADCVQKDARTVSEALVAEARANGAGDRDIHDTVLIAATFCLFNRYVDGLATSTPPPDATEIWASMGERIGKNGYVPPKK; encoded by the coding sequence ATGCCACATATCGCCCTTCCCGAACAGGCCCTCGGCATACGAAGCCTCGCGGAGTACCGCCCTGATACCGGGCAGCACCTCTACGAATTGGCCCAAACCCTGCTGCGCGGCGAATCGCCGCTTTCGGAAGCCGAGCGCGAACTGATTGCGGCCTTTGTTTCGCACCGCAACCAATGCACCTTCTGTTTTTCGAGCCATGCTGCTGCGGCGCGATACCTGTTTCAAGCGGATGCACAGGTGGTTGATTTTGTGTTGGACGATTACGAGACCGCGCCTATTTCTGCCAAAATAAAATCGCTGCTCCGTATTGCGGATTGTGTCCAAAAAGACGCGCGCACCGTATCGGAGGCACTTGTCGCAGAAGCCCGCGCCAACGGTGCCGGAGACCGGGACATCCACGACACGGTGCTCATAGCCGCTACTTTTTGCCTTTTCAACCGTTATGTGGATGGGCTTGCCACCAGCACGCCGCCGCCCGATGCCACGGAAATTTGGGCTTCTATGGGCGAGCGAATAGGCAAAAACGGCTACGTTCCACCTAAAAAGTAA